In one window of Stigmatopora argus isolate UIUO_Sarg chromosome 19, RoL_Sarg_1.0, whole genome shotgun sequence DNA:
- the LOC144064331 gene encoding uncharacterized protein LOC144064331, producing MAAAAAAVEALAISVQLADGRSSKVQRIDVPVEKTLPSLMRGLATVREKISPLLDQLVAEERLAGDYQDGEEDDAEEEDSDEEDGGTEKDPPLPSSPSLKRAKM from the exons atggcggcggcggcggcggcagtcGAGGCTCTGGCCATTTCCGTGCAACTCGCGGACGGACGCTCTTCAAAAGTGCAAAGAATCGACGTTCCGGTGGAGAAGACGCTGCCATCCTTAATGCGAGGCCTGGCAACGGTGCGCGAGAAGATCTCGCCACTTCTCGACCAGCTGGTGGCCGAGGAAAGGCTCGCCGGAGACTACCAGG ATGGCGAAGAAGACGACGCTGAAGAAGAGGACAGCGACGAAGAGGACGGCGGGACGGAAAAAGATCCCCCTTTGCCTTCGTCACCCTCCCTTAAACGGGCCAAAATGTGA
- the LOC144064327 gene encoding putative E3 ubiquitin-protein ligase UBR7 yields MSEQEQTLSLVDVLEEDQELQEEASAVLAGSDAERCSYPQGYVKRQALYACNTCTPKGGQAAGVCLACSYKCHEGHDLFELYTKRNFRCDCGNGKFAGAHCQLFRDKDEVNGLNKYSHNFFGEYCTCCRPYPDPEDQVEDQMIQCVLCEDWLHGRHLGCALPDGAELHEMICQSCMEANDFLWAYVGRPAEIAEAPPVDAGRKRSRADEGAPPPCRLKGLGAGGPPRAPPGAVFWPSGWRSRLCRCRACQGRLSEAGLSFLPDESDTVLAYEKKGEREEAATPVPARDPLMSALSNLDRVRQLEIIHGYNDMKSELKDFLQTFAAEGKVVTSEDIRDFFERQQSRKRRRADGRFHCA; encoded by the exons ATGTCTGAGCAGGAGCAGACCCTCTCCTTGGTCGACGTGCTGGAGGAGGACCAGGAGCTGCAAGAGGAAGCGTCGGCCGTGCTGGCCGGGAGCGACGCCGAGCGCTGCTCCTACCCTCAG GGCTACGTCAAGCGGCAGGCTTTGTACGCCTGCAACACGTGCACGCCCAAAGGGGGCCAGGCGGCCGGGGTGTGCCTGGCCTGTTCCTACAAGTGTCACGAAGGTCACGACCTGTTCGAGCTCTACACCAAAAG GAACTTCCGCTGCGACTGCGGCAACGGCAAGTTCGCCGGAGCGCACTGTCAACTTTTCCGG GACAAGGACGAGGTCAACGGGCTCAATAAATACAGCCACAACTTCTTTGGGGAGTACTGCACTTGCTGCCGACCGTATCCCGACCCGGAAGATCAG GTGGAAGACCAAATGATCCAGTGCGTGCTGTGCGAAGACTGGCTGCACGGCCGG CACCTGGGCTGCGCGCTCCCCGACGGCGCCGAGCTGCACGAGATGATCTGCCAGTCGTGCATGGAGGCCAACGACTTCCTGTGGGCCTACGTCGGCCGGCCGGCCGAGATCGCCGAGGCCCCCCCGGTCGACGCCGGCCGCAAACGGAGCCGCGCCGACGAGGGGGCGCCGCCGCCCTGCCGCCTGAAGGGCCTCGGGGCCGGGGGCCCGCCGAGGGCGCCGCCCGGAGCCGTCTTCTGGCCTTCGGGTTGGCGTTCCCGGCTGTGCCGCTGCCGCGCGTGCCAG GGCCGGCTGTCCGAGGCGGGGCTCTCTTTCCTGCCGGACGAGTCGGACACGGTGCTGGCGTACGAGAAGAAGGGCGAGCGCGAGGAAGCGGCTACCCCCGTTCCCGCGCGCGACCCGCTCATGTCGGCGCTGAGCAACCTGGACCGTGTGCGGCAGCTGGAGATCATCCACG GTTACAACGACATGAAGAGCGAGCTGAAGGATTTCCTGCAGACGTTTGCCGCGGAAGGGAAG GTGGTGACCTCGGAGGACATTCGGGACTTTTTCGAGCGGCAGCAAAGTCGGAAGAGACGGCGAGCGGACGGACGCTTTCACTGCGCCTGa